The stretch of DNA tcaaagaaaaaagaaaaaggaaaaatgtaGTTTGTGAGTCATTTTTAAagctaaaaattataaatatcataatacaataattagatAACAGATTCATTCTAAGGAAGattaaaaactttttataaatacttaaaataattttgattatttctCATCTAGTGGAGAAGAAAGtgtattttattatattgaaatgcatATAAAAGAGAGAGACACACACACAACAAACAagcacatgttttttttttcttaataaaacactagcctatttttattttacttataaGGTATATGAgttcaattaaaaagaaaaattggcACGAGAGaaacataaaaaatacaatagtaCTATGATCTCTCTactctttatgtttctttttcttttggtctttgtatatataatataaggaAAATACTAATAACTTGAcatatattttttgataaataataataattattttgtaaaataaattaaattgttaatttgaatttaatttcaataaaataatttttgaaaaagtaATACTttcacttaatttttcaaaagtaaCTTCGAGTTTAGTCAAAATGACGCGAGTTCAAAtttaatcatattaaaaaattatttcaaaataattgaTTCTATGGTCAGTTTAAATTATTGGAGTTGCACATCACCATATAATAAAATGTATGGGGTTATTTTAGGCCTCATTCTTCTATCTTGGTGGGTTACATCTTAACTTCCATATTAGTGGTCTCATAATAATAGAGTAAGTAGAACATTTATATTTTAAGCAATTCTTATCTATTCTTTTAATGTGGGACTTGAAAGACTTTTGAAATTAGTGGTCTCATACTGATATCTATTCAACATTGCCCCGAAGACTTTTGACATAAGGCACCAAACATAGGTCTCCATCTTATACCGTCGTAATCACTAACTAGACACGTTACCTCGCTACCAGAATATCAAGTAAACTTTCGATACAACACACCATACAAATCTTTAATCGCGAGGTCATCACATTGAGAGCTTCTCCCACACATTGCACATGCAATCCACTACTCAACTCCTAAACATTAGctttgataccacatgttaggtCCCATTCTTCTAACTTGTTAGACTACCACTTCACCTTAATTCCCACATTAGTATAATATTGTTCGCTTTAGGTCTATAACCCTCACTGTAATATTTTTGGACACATTTCCAAAATTATATTCTAAACAACTCTTATCTATTcttgaaacttaatttaataagtCAATAGATTATAACAACACATGTGTACAAAatagtattttctttataaataataaaaagaaattgtAAAGGTAAGTGAGACAATGGTTGTGATAGCATTAAATCATAATATGCAATATGGGTCATCTCATGGGCATGGGGGTGTGTGTAGTGTCGCCCACATTATTGGGTGCCAACTACAAGGGCCACACGTACATAAACAATCTTCTAACTTGTCTTTTTTGGACCCCCAAATGTTTTCAACCTTTCCTTCAATtcaattattgttattattattattattattattattattattattaccctAGAAAGTTTGAGTTCGAACACATATGTCAAGAGTCAGAAGATCGCAATCTTAACAATCAATTATCAATTACACTGGTGTCCTTTTCCTATttttaaacacaaaataataattgtaCAACTCCTTCTCTTGTCATTTGATATCTAAAATTTTGGCTCAATACTAACTACTTCACATGCCACTATACAAGTATAAATTTACACTAGAACATCTTTAAGGGCCAGCACTCCTAATGGCCCATCAAAACTCAAATAGTCTTATGGGCCTGAATTCTCAAATGGGCCTTTGTTCTGtccatataaaattaaaaaaagggaaacttacaaaaatactgaaatttgagttaacttttacaaaaatacggttttacggaattttaaacatttttacgatttttttgattttatttacataaaatacggtctttttatgttgaaattttgttcatttgttgttaatttgttgttatatgtatgttattttttgttgtttttttgttgttattttgatgttattttcatgttacttttatgttgttttcttgttgattttatgttattttcgtgttattttttggaaaaccgtaaaaatataaaaaaatattctttgaacgtaaaaatgtaaatattttataaaaaatggtgccttatgtaattattccttaaaaaaattacataaggtACTTAAAATCaaacttttctttttataattttacaaattttttcttcaaaaaaacgTTGTTTTCCGTACAAAGTAATGTGAGGACAACGGAAAAATTAGAGCAtatttggtattgttttctgttttttgttttcaaaaaattatttttagaaatgagaacaaaaaatagtttttgaagtttttaaaaacaagtcatgtttggttagtattttttaaaaacaatattgactaaaagtgaattggtttgtaactttgttttctgaaaactgtttctaaaaaacaaggccaaacaagccaaattattttcaaaaaataattttctgtttttaaaaacaaaaaattattttttagttatgatgccaaatATGCACTTActctgtatttttttaaataaaaaattaaaatccataaaatgtaaaatatatataaactttttattattttccagtatttataaaataatctcTAATccctataaaatataaaattatgtcTATAGTAAAAAGGGTCAATTTTATTTTAGActatgtgttttgcaaaagttacagattggatccataattttgttaaatgacaaaatagaccctatattttttaaaatgttacAAATAAGACcatgattttaatttttgacatttttttttaaatataatcaacttgaagacaattcctaacacgAACAGAAGGAGGAAATTTAACTAGTTTTGTCATATAACACCTCTAggtcagattattattaaattttatttctacaaaaaaatcagttaaagatcctatttgtaccattttgaaaaatacagggtccattttattatttaacaaaatagagggttcaatttataatttttgtaaaatacaagatttaaaatgatatttaccctaATAAAAATGATACCGATCACTGATCAAGTTCTCATTGAACATTTATTTAGAACTATTGAGAAAAGTATATTTTGTATCTTCATTTCATTGAGCTAGGTATTGAACACAATCGattttttacaaatttaaaaaattgcaaaaaataaaacaatattaacTCTAAAATCTATTCAAAATGCATAAAATAATGtcgtgatattttttttatgaataagtTGTAAATCATGAaaggatgttaaataaaattagagaaACAAGGAAGCATGTCTCTAACATGCAAACATACTTTACATGGCACAAAATTTTATTTGGGATAATtatgtaaaatattattttttttgtaaaatttttatatttttacattttaaggttttttttttttttaatttttatggtgTTCTATAAAAATAACAAGAGAACTACACaaaagtaacataaaaatatcatacaaataacaataaaaaataatatacaaataactaaaaatcaataaattaacaaaaatacaatataaaaatacatcaaatgaccgtattttctgtaaattcCGTACATCCATATTTTAGTAACTTTTTTGGGgttatttttgtgtgtgtgttttttttttcttgaaatatcccattttattttatatagagAAAGTAGAAATTTTGCAAATTGGTACTATTATGAGGAAATAAACAAAGTATTACAAAGATGTCAATATCAGAAATACTATTTTGtcaaacaaaaaattagtttctgTAAGACTCACAATCACAATCaaaagcaataataataataataataataataataataataataataataaaaacaaattagAAATGTGAAGTGAACAATGAAAACATGTCTATTAAGGAGGAGGAGACCCTGCTTCAAATAGTGGGCCTGAGAAACAACAGCTTCCAAATATACCACAGCAACACAAGAACCACAaactgaaaattaaataaaataaaattaattaaaaaaaatgtacacAACACTCAAATTTAgcttcaaattaaaaaaaataataataaataaatctatacCATGATTCAAAGCATCCCCCATCTGGGGGAGCTGGAGAAGGAGGAAACAACGGTTCTGTAAGCTGTGGTTGCGGTGGTGGTGGTGCTGGTGGCGGTGGCGGTGTTGGTGGTGGAGGATCCATATCTATAGCACAAATTCTAAGAATGAAAGTGAACTAAGAATTCTCCAAATATGGATTAAGTTAtcatttttgtttatatataaatatatcatcTTGTCTATAAGTCATATTTCACCTACCATTCAAAATTTAAGGCAATTCTAACTAAAAGTTTAAAGTTCCAACTAcccttttaattttttctttttttattagaaaaatgcactttaattgtattttttcacaaaaaatttaattctaagtAAATAGACAAACTCAAGAGGTATTTGGAAATGTAAGTACCTATAACCAAATTTATAGGTACAAACAATTCCCACATTTGAGCAAAATTGAAACCAAATTATTGATATCTTGTACAAAAGACTACAATGACTATAAGGGCtgtttgaatttttatgttCTATTTTCCTTTTCTGTACATGAAATAATTAACAAAATGAAACAATAAAGATGAAGATCACCATATGATCACCTAACATACAAGCTTTTCTTTTCCACTATTTTTGAAAGGAAAAGAAATGTTCCGACTCGAAAGCTACATGTTTTTCCCCCTTAATCCATCCAAGCCTAGAAGTTTTTATGGGGGACTAATATTTCCCATACAAAATGATTCAAACCGAGGTTCGGTTAAGTCAACTATTTCGTCATCTGATGCACGCCAGCTTCTAGCTTTCGATGCTAAGAGTACCAATCGCTCCATGTGCTCggctgaaattttattttcttctatCTTTTCACTGCAAAGATTGCGTTCAACATCAAGTGGTAGCGAACAACGATCTGACCGTTCACAGGACACGACTCGCTTTAGCTCCTCTACATCTTGAGAACCTTCCAAATGTGtgtttcttttgtaaatatGATTCTGATCAGGTTTCTCTATGCCACATCCAGATGATCTCTGCATGAAAGCCAAAATCGAAAACAATTTGTTGGAtttgaaataggaataggagGGTGATACAAGATAATTAAGCATTCTGTTGTATATcataattttatataacattatgttaaattttacaatacaataataaaatgTAATACGATGTACCAAACGAGCTCTAATTAGAACAATAGTCTCGTAGTTTGCTAACAAAATACTAACAAGTATTATGTAGTTAATGGAGAATAAATTACCTGAGAAAAATTCACAGAAATGCATGTCCTTCTAGACCTTTCGGGTTTGATAGTTGAAAGAATTTGAACAACCTCACCCATGGTTGGTCTGGTGTCAGGATCCAAAAGCAGACATTCCTTTGCCAAGTATGCCATAATCTGCATCTCTTCTTCTGGAAAATTCCCATTTAAATGTGGATCAGCCAACTCTGTAATTATTCTCCTACTATCGCGTAAACGAGGAGTAGCCTGAAAAACAAGACACGCAAACATAAGCACAAAGGTGTTAGCATAAGTTTGAAATCAATGTAGAGAGTTTTTACCCATATGACAAGGCTTTCTTCTCCTTTGCCATTTCGTTTATGAATGGGCGGTCGACCAGTGATAAGCTCGAGAAGAACTACCCCGAAACTGAAAACATCCGACTTAAGAGAGGCTCGTCCAACAATGGCATACTCTGGTGCAAAATAACCGAAAGTTCCTTCCATCCTTGCTGGAGAGTTTGAAGAGCTGGATGATAGACCTTCAGCTATCCAGTGTTTTGCCATACCAAGGTCAGTTATCTGCACATTTTCTAACTCAATTAAATGCAGAAACACCGCGAAATACAATGACAATAGTATAACAAACAAGAACTCCCAAGACAATGAGATGTATTTGAGTTAGTCCTACATTGCTAATGTGtacaaataaaatgtcatatataagatgaatgagctacTCCTCTCATAACCAATCGGTTTTGAGATGTGGTCTCTTAAAGGTCGATCGTTTAAAagtcatatataagatgaatgggctACTCTTCTAATAGTCAATTACTCTGGCTAAATTCTTCAAAAACCGCACTTTCTCATACCTTTGCTTGCAATTCTTCATCCAAAAGAATGTTTGTTGACTTTACATCTCGGTGCAGAATTCTTGGAGCAGCCGCTTCATGGAGATACTCCAAGCCTCTTGCAGCTCCAATTGCAATCGCAACACGAGTACCCCAATCCATAGTTTTCTCCAACGCCCCATCTAAACAATCTCGAAGATTTCCATTAGGGATGTATTCAAACACCAATAATCTCTCGGCAAGTTTTCTATGGGATTCAGAGCAGTAGCCTAGCAGAGGCACCACATGACAATGATTTAGTCTTGACAACAGCTCAATCTAAGTAAAAACAACAgattgaaaattagaaaaaaaaaaacacgaaAAACAAAGTTAAGCAAACTATATTATAACATATACCTCTGTTAAAAACACAGAATCTGCATCAGGCCCTTTCTGATTCTTTAATCGCTTAACTGCTACAGTTCTTCCATCTTTCAGTTTGCCTCGATAAACATAGCTACTTCCCCCGACTCCTATAAGATTTGAATTTGCAAAGTTTTCGGTGGCATTTTGCAATTCAGAGTAGGAAAACTGCACAATAACTCCATATATTTTTCCTGTTTCGTTCCCTGATAAACAACTCATCTGAAAGCAATCTACAATTGAATAATCAATCACATTAGTTCAAGTGAAAAGTGGAGCTTCAAATATATTCTCTTAAAGTTACCACAAGGCCATTGACTAACCTGTGATATGTTTAATGGGCAATTGAGAATCTACAAAAACTTTAGTTTCGGGCATTGAATAAGTCCTATGGTTTATCAAATTGGTGGCACTGTTGCAGCTAGTTTCTCGGTCTGAAGAGAACACTGATGGTTTAATGGCACTCTTGTCTCTTTGATAAAAGTAGCAAGCGACCGACAATAGAAATGCAAGGGTCGTGAGTATAACGCatagtaataaaataatgactatAGCTTTGCTTGACATGTGCTTTTTTGAAGGTTGAGCTTCATTGAGAGATCCTGTCAAGAAGCAACCACAATACCAAGTAAGCATAGAAATTCTACTAGTAGATTCTTCAACACTAAAAGAAGCTTCAAACAAACACGACACACCCAACTTTTGAAAAGGCATTGGCATGCAGATGAGTGAGACTAGAGGAAAGTACCAGATGTACAATTGCATGCTGCAAAACAGTTGTTGTACTGGTTATCAGTTGCAACTTTAGGAAGTCCATCGGCAGGACATTTACAAGTCCATACGTTTCCAGCATCTACAAAGAGATTTGCAGTTAGCTTATCCAGACATCACAAAAGCGTGTgtgaaaaatatataagaatgaCGGTTGATATAACATTGCCAAACTCAGACACAATACATTTGAATGCAGAGATTTTAGAAAGCTCTAGAGGGTAAGCACTTATGATAATTGATTTACTCATTGATAATCCTAATGCTTTTAGACTCAAAAACACATAACAAAAGTTTGCACACTTTAATTCCTAAACCTTACAGAAGAATAGGTTAttatacaaatacaaatatGTTGTGTTTTGGTATGATTTTCATGTGGGACTATTTTTAACAAATTagttcaaaagaaacataaaattGCATTTCAACCGAAATTCGCTTTGTCATCAAGATCAACAGCTACTATTCGCTTACACTACTATTTGATATGCCTATCGATAACAAGCTAACCATAAGCAAATGTTTACCCGAGAAGCTTAAGGCCAACAACACCGATAGCAAAAAAAGTTTTTGAGTGTATCAAAGTGAAGCTTGATGTGATTATTATACCACAAAAATTAGCAGCATACCTCGACTACAATCGCAGGATGTTGAGCAGTTAGATCCAACCGTAGTCGAGCTCCTATTTCCTTGATATGTAGAGGAGCATTCGCAACTCCAATCCTTTATGCCAGATGTACTCGAAACTTCATCTGTCCAATTAAGTTACATAAATAATCTTAACACTTATAATTAGGAGAATTCTTTCTAAAATTGTTTTAAAGATTAATACTCACCACAAAGACTTGGCTGAATCAAGATGATGCTCACAAGACAAGCAAAGACAATCTCGACTTGGAACTTCATCTAACCCAACCTGATGAACAAAACAaactttttgttgattttttttatagttatttacaACCAAAAGTGCTTCAACCAAAATAGTAGATGAAGAAAATTAGTTATTATAGTTATTATTTCCCTTATAGACAGTAACAATCACGTAATATCAATTTTCGGGCTCGTCCTAGTTACTTAAGAAAACTAAATCATCTGCAACTTCAGTTAGCTTTTTTTATCTTGAAGTGAAAAGCAAGTTTACAAGTTTTGAAACACTGAAAAAGATAAATAATCATTAGTTCAAATCTCGTTGCCATGTTTTCGTCGAAACTTAAAGAAAGATTGGTAAAATGATAGACAACATAACAGAGAAGAAGTTGAGTTACCTTCATAAGGGACAATAGGTTAACTCTTCTTGAACTTCATTCAACTTCTCCAAACTACAATCTGTGCATACACATGAATAATTAAGTCTAACTTAATAGAATAAGATTAAAAAATCTAATGCCTAAAACCAAAGAACCATTTACAGTGACAGACCAGGAGATCAAATATAGTAATATGGATGCACAAACAGATCTGTAAACAAAAATTCATGGTCTGATtatctaattcaaccattttttTTACTCCAAAGAAGCAAACCAATTTTGGAAATTAATATCCACTTAAAGTCTTTGTTCATAATTAGACACAGAACATTGGTGCAGTACAAACTTCTAATTTTATCATTCAATCATAGTTGGTCAACAAACTTCTAGAAATTTAATCATTCAATACAGCTTAGTGCACCAAGTCTCTCATCCAATGcacaaaatactaattagtcaATAATTAATAGTCATTTAAGATTTATCAAGAATATGCAATGCAAaagatttatttttcatttttttattgtccAAATTATGAATTCAAGAAATGCTAACAGTAACACCAGGTTATCACACTTAATTACATCATTAATTCAAATTCTCAAACTTACTTGGCACCATAATACTTGCCTTGTAACAATGCTCATTTCCATGTAAAAATGTAAGAAAGGAATTTAATTCACTGATTGTATTAGGAACAGTTAACACTTTAAAACATGAAATAATAACACAACTGAAAACATAAATGCTAACAGTGTAAGCTGTCTAGTCTCATAAATATTGGGCTGTGAGCAAAGAGAAGCAGCCACTGCATCTGCATATGCATGTATCACATTGAACCCAATCCCAACACACATCTTCCATTTATTTGCAATTACATTGcaactgcttccggtggctcccAATAAAGACACCAGAATTGCTAAAGGGCACCATGGTGGTGCAATTTTTTATCGGGTCCTActaattttactttaataaagattatagaaAACTGCTAACTATTTATAAGACGCCACCTTATAATGGTGCTAGGCACCTAGCGCCCCATAGCACATTGCCCTTCATGGGGCATTTCCcaactaaattttaatttactGTGCCACCATGGTCAGACACTATAAATTTATAGTTGTAAAACGACTATTATGGTCGCACAGTGTAATTTTTGGTTGTTTGTGTGCAACCAAACATggttattttgttaataaaattttgacaatttttacaaaacactcTAGAAACAGTTCCTAAAACAAATTATTCCAACTAAAGATAAATTCAAAGTTAACccacaaaaaaaaatgttggtCCTAAGCACAAGCTTATTATTAGTTCACCCACTTAAGAAAAATCATAATAAGAAAGAGAGAAGTTAATTAACCACACCTTAAGAATGAGTATACAGACAGCTGAGTCTTGTGTGAAAGTAATTACCAAATTCATGCTCATTCTCCAATCCTCATCATGATTACTCAGAAAGATTCAAAAGAAGACTGAAGAAGAGtagtagatatatatatattggcaaATGTTAAGAAATGAATATATGACAACAGTAGAGGACAGACTAATAATGGGGTTCTTGAAatgaataaagaaaaaaaaaaacacttaaaaAAAGGGAATTTAGTGAACCCATCAACCACCTCATTGAAAATCACTATTTTGCCAATATGAAAGAGACTCTTTACCTCACCAACACCAATGATCACCATATCTATAATCCTCAATATAATtgaaataaatcccattaaacTATTATTATAATGTGGTTTTGAAAACAATCatatcccaaaaaaaaaaatattttgttcattCTGGTTAAATAGTTATAACGGCTATAATTATTACAATACCAAATGAATACTTGGCTTCAAAGATAAATAGCATATACAACATTGGAAGTCCGTAAAGCGACGTGTAATTTGTAAATTCAGACACTGGGCCCCCACTAACCAGGGCTTGGGTTGTGGGCCTACACTAACTTGGGCCCAATACAAAACAAAACCAGCGTCGGCATCATTGGCGGTCAGATAATCCTGACCGTCGGATTAAGAATCTGATTCAAAATCAAACAagacaagaagaagaaaaaagatggAATCTTTTGGGTTGTAAAAAGTCAATGATGTGGCATTCCTCTAAATTTGGTTTTGTTCATAAAAAATGCTCATAGATTAATAACACtcattattacaaaaaaaaaatgaaaagaaaagctGAATTTCAGAGAGTGTAAATGTACCTAAAGTGATGATCTGGTTGGTTAAAGAAGGTGAAACGAGTTCATCCTTTTGAGCTGAGCTGGTGAGATGGGTGGTTAGTGATATCAAATCGAGGTACAGTGGTATGGAGATCTAGCAGTTATGTTTTGGGCTATGGAGATTTTTGTTAAGacagaaaaagagaaagagaaagagaagagaaatGAATTGAATTGAAATGAAGTGAGTTAGAGAAGTGTTCTTTGGTTGGTTCCCAAGGTGGTCGTCGAAAGTGGGACCCACTCATTCATCAAACCTTTTTAAATTCTACTCAATTTCGAGGACTAGGAATAGGATCGTAGGCTCTacttataaaattaagaatGTGGTGTATTAACATTGCTATTGGGTATTATTATTGGACTCGATACATAATTGTACCAATAACGATATTAACACGTAGGAGAATGCTGAGTATTATTAGTGTCTTTTAGTATTTCTCATTACTAGGGAAGTCTATACTCGTCTTTTCCTTATTTGGATCAAGAGTTCGACTCTTGTCGACTCTCAATTGTGAGGGATTTTATTTGACCTTTGAAAGCTTACTTGTTGTGTGGTGGACTATCTATATGTGCTATGAATTATCATCAATTTAGCTctatcaaaaacaaaaattgtcaaaatttaaGCTCGgaatcctatttgtactattttaaaaaatacaacgttcattttatcatttagtaaaataaaaagtttaatcaataaatttttcaaaacacattatctaaaatagtattaatcttatattttactataaaaaataaaataaaaaaagagtactttattttaaaaaacaattaattaccacatttttttcttcaaaatttaatttctagTATAGATTTATGTGCATTGTTATTATTAAGCATCGTCTgagttgaaaataaattaattgacATATCTAACACCAAatataaaagggaaatttgattttatatacttaaaaaattaaaaaattttattattaaaccataaaaaaactatacctttttttcaaaaccccaaaaatatccccctcacaattctctctctctctgcatcatctctctctctctatctcaccccaaccgcccaccctcaccaccacctccgacctccatcctccgacctccgaccct from Cannabis sativa cultivar Pink pepper isolate KNU-18-1 chromosome 2, ASM2916894v1, whole genome shotgun sequence encodes:
- the LOC115719540 gene encoding receptor-like serine/threonine-protein kinase NCRK, yielding MKFQVEIVFACLVSIILIQPSLCDEVSSTSGIKDWSCECSSTYQGNRSSTTVGSNCSTSCDCSRDAGNVWTCKCPADGLPKVATDNQYNNCFAACNCTSGSLNEAQPSKKHMSSKAIVIILLLCVILTTLAFLLSVACYFYQRDKSAIKPSVFSSDRETSCNSATNLINHRTYSMPETKVFVDSQLPIKHITDCFQMSCLSGNETGKIYGVIVQFSYSELQNATENFANSNLIGVGGSSYVYRGKLKDGRTVAVKRLKNQKGPDADSVFLTEIELLSRLNHCHVVPLLGYCSESHRKLAERLLVFEYIPNGNLRDCLDGALEKTMDWGTRVAIAIGAARGLEYLHEAAAPRILHRDVKSTNILLDEELQAKITDLGMAKHWIAEGLSSSSSNSPARMEGTFGYFAPEYAIVGRASLKSDVFSFGVVLLELITGRPPIHKRNGKGEESLVIWATPRLRDSRRIITELADPHLNGNFPEEEMQIMAYLAKECLLLDPDTRPTMGEVVQILSTIKPERSRRTCISVNFSQRSSGCGIEKPDQNHIYKRNTHLEGSQDVEELKRVVSCERSDRCSLPLDVERNLCSEKIEENKISAEHMERLVLLASKARSWRASDDEIVDLTEPRFESFCMGNISPP